DNA sequence from the Sinorhizobium sp. RAC02 genome:
GGAAAATTGTCTCCGGCTCCATCGAGATCGCTGGCAAGCCGATCGATCTGCGCACCGGCCGCACCGAGGGCATCGTGCCCGGCCGCGATGTCGGCGCGATTTTCCAGGACCCGATGACCAGCCTCAATCCGCTGTTCACGATAGAAAGCCAGCTTTGCGAGGGCATGCTTGCCCATCTTAAACTCTCCCAGAAGCAGGCGAAGGCCCGCGCGCTGGAGTTGATGAAGGCTGTCGGCATTCCCGAGCCCGAACGCCGGCTCGGCAGCTATCCGCACCAGCTTTCCGGCGGCCAGCGCCAGCGCGTCGTCATCGCCACGGCCCTTGCCTGTGGCCCGCAGCTCATCGTTGCCGACGAGCCGACGACGGCGCTCGACGTTTCGGTACAGGCGCAGATCCTCAAGCTCATTCGCGACCTTGCAGATCAGCGTGGCGTCGGCGTGCTCCTCGTCACCCACAATATGGGCGTCGTCGCCGAAATCGCCGACCGCGTCACCATCATGCAGAACGGTGCGGTGGTGGAAAGCGGCCTGGCCCGCGAGGTTCTGACGGCGCCGAAGGCCGCCTATGCCCGCACGCTGATCGCCGCCGTGCCGCCGATCGAAACCCGTCTCGACCGTCTGCCGGTGCCGAGCGAGGAAACGCAGGTGACGCTCGATGCCCGCGCGAGCGTACGCCGTAACAGCACGACGGCCGAAACCGGAAGCCGCGACGACGTGGTGCTCTCCGTCACCGACCTCTGCGTCGAATATGGCGCGCGGTCGTTGATCCCGGGCCGAAAGGCCTCGGTCTTCAAGGCGGTGAAGGGCGTCTCCTTCGACGTCCGTCGTGGCGAAATCTTCGGTCTCGTCGGCGAATCCGGCTGCGGCAAGACCACCGTCGCCAACACCATCGCCGGCCTCGTCACCCAGAGCTCCGGCACCATCGACTTCCAGGGCACGGCGCTCGGCGCCAAGCGCGAAAAGTCGGTGCGGAAATCCTTGCAGATGGTGTTCCAGGATCCGTATTCCGCGCTCAACCCGCGTCTGCGCATCAATGCCGCCATCGCCGAGCCGATCCTGTTCTACAAGCTCGCCTCCAATGCCGAAGAGGCCCGGCTGGATGCGAAAACGTTGCTGGAAGCGGTCGGCCTGCCGGCGGATGCGGGTTCGCGTTTCTCGCACGCCTTCTCCGGTGGCCAGCGCCAGCGCATCGCCATTGCCCGCGCCCTGGGGCCGCGTCCGTCGCTGCTGATCTGCGACGAACCGACGTCGGCGCTCGACGTTTCAGTGCAGGCGCAGCTTCTCAACCTGCTGAAAGACCTGCGCGACCTTGCCGGCCTATCCATGCTGTTCATCAGCCACGACCTCGCGGTGATCCGCCAGATGTGCGACCGCATCGCGGTGATGAAGTCGGGCGAGATCGTCGAACTGGCCGACACCGAGACGCTGTTCACCGCGCCGAAGCACGACTACACCAAGGAACTGCTGCGCCTCGCACCCTCGCTCGACCGCATCCTGTCGCGGCAGGCCGCGGCGGAATGATCTGACAGACCGGAGACCCGCCATGGCCGATATCCTCATCAAGAACGGCACCGTCATTGCCATCGATCCGGAGCGCCGGATCATCGCCGATGGGGCGGTCGCCATCACCGGCGACCGCATCGTGGCCGTCGGGCCGACGGCGGAGGTGGAGGCCGCGCATCCGGCCCGCGAGGTCATCGATGCGCGCGGCATGGCGATCATGCCCGGCTTCGTCGATGCCCACGCCCATGCCGGCCACGGGTTGATCAAGACACTCGGCGGCGGCAAGAGCGATCCGTGGTACCAGGCCTGCCGCGGTGCCTATACGGTCGGCTCGACGCCGGAGTTCTGGTTTGCGGAGGCGCAGCTTGCCGCGCTGGAGCGCCTGCGTTTCGGCGTCACCACAGGTGTCTCGCTGCTCGGCGGCGGTGATTCCGTCATGCGCACCGACGATCCGATCTATGGCGATGCACATATGGAGGGCGTGCTCGGCATCGGAACGCGCTCGGTGGTGGCCGTCGGCACCACGCGCCCGCCGCATCCGCTGGCCTATGCCCGCTGGGACGGTGAGAAGCGCACCGATTACCCGTTTCCTTCGAGCAGCAGTTTGCCACCTGCAAGACGCTCATCGATCGCTGGCATGGCAGCCATGATGGCCAGTTGCACGTTGCCCTGCTCACGCCGACCCTGCACCGGGGATATCATGAAGCCGCCGGTGCGGAAGAGGCGGTCGCCCAGTCGCGCTTGGTCAAGCAGTTTGCCGAGGAACGCGGCCTCGTCTTCACGCAGGACGGCCACACCAAGGGCAGCGTTCGCATCGCCCACGAGGTTGGCATTCTCGGCCCGCGCACCCTGCTGTCGCATGCCACCGGCCTGGACGAGGAAGAGATCGCGATCTGTGCCGAGACCGGCACCACCATCGTGCACAATCCAAGCGCCGTCGCCGCTATTATGGCGCGCTGCCCGGTGACGGAGTTGATTGATGCCGGCGTCACCGTCGTCATCGGCTCGGACGCCACCGCTCCGGACCGTTCGGCCGACATGTTCCGCCACATGCAGCAATGCATGCACTACCACCGCACCCATTTCCACGATCCGAGCTGGCTGCCGCCGGGCAAGGCGCTGGAAATGTGCACCATTGACGCCGCGCGCGTGCTTGGCCTCGAAACGGAGATCGGCTCGCTGGAGCCGGGCAAGAAGGCCGACATCATCCTCGTCGACCTGCGCCGCCCGCATCTCTACCCGGCCCACATGCCGGAATTCCGCGTCACCTATTTCGCCAATGGCAACGACGTGCACACCGTGCTCATCGGCGGCAAGGTTTTGCTGCGGGATCGGCAGCCGGTCCATGTCGATCAGGATGCCGTGCTCGACGCAGCACAGCGTGAGGCGGACAAGATGATCGACCGGCTCGGCCTGCGTTATGCGCTGGAGACGCCGCGCATGTTCTGGGGCCACAGCCGCGATCTGGACCTGATCGAATAATCCCGTCGCTGCCCCGCATCAAACCTGGCGCGGGGCATCCTGCAACGACTCTGTGTAGTACTGGTCGTAGAGTTGCCGGTATTTTTCCGCCGCCCCGAAGTCGCTGTAGCGGGGAAGCGCTGCCATGTCGGTCTTATTGAGGATGACGCCCAGCACCTTCGCCTCGATGCGGTTTTCCGCGTTGAGCAGGTCGCGCACCAGGGCCGAAGGGGTCTTGCCCCATTCCACGACGAAGACGAAGCCGTCGGCAAGCGGTTCGAAGGCCTTGGCATCGACCACAGGGCCGAGAGGTGCGAGGTCGACGATCACATAGTCGAAGGCCTTGCGAACCTCGGCGATGAGCCGTTTCATGCCGGGGGAGGAGACCAGTTCGTTGGTATGGTGCAGCGCGCCGCTGCCGGAGCGGAGCGCGATCGGCAGCACGGCGAGCTTGGTCTGGCGGTCGATCTTGATCGCCTGGTTCCAGGGGATGTCCCCGAGGATAGCCTCGACAAGGCCCACCTCGGGCGTCGGCTTCAGCATGGCGCTGAGGCTCGGTTTGCGCAGGTCCGCGTCGATCAGCAGCGTACGCTTGCCGCTGGCGGCGAGCAGGGCGGCGAAATTGGTCGCAACGGTGGATTTACCCTCACCGGGCAGCGACGACACGACGCCGATCACCCGGCTTTCCTGGCCTTGCAGCATCACGTCGCTGGCAAGTTTGGCATTGCGCAGCGTCTCGGCGAAGGCCGAGCGCGGCGCATCCAGCACGATGCGCGTCATGCGCTCGAGCGGAATGACGTCCTCCTCCTCCGGATTGGTCGGTTCCGCCTTCATCGCCTTCGCGCCGATCATCGCCGGTTTGCGCTTCTTCTGCCCGCCGACCAACGGCAGGTAGCCGAGCGGTTTCAGGCCCAGCACGGTGCGCACATCGCCCTCGACGCGGAAATAGCGCTCGCGCATTTCCTGCACGAAGGTGAGTGCTGCGCCCGCCATCAGGCCGAGCACCAGTGACAGGCCGATGACCATCGTCTTGCTGGGGCTCGACGGCGAGACCGGCACGCCCGCATCGGAAATCACGCGCGCCTTGGCGATCGGGAAGGATTGCTGCTGTGAGGCCTGTTCGTAGCGGCTGAGATAGGATTCCGACAGCACCTTCAGCGCCGTCGCCTTCTGTTCCAGCTCGCGCAGGTGCACCAGCGATCGGTTGGCCACGGCATTGTTGCCGGCGACCTTTTCAATGCTCTCACGCAAGGAATCCTCCCGGGAGCGGGCGACCTCGTATTCGTTGCGGTAGCTCGCCGTCAGTTGCTGGAGCTCCTGGTAGATCTGCCGCGTGAGGTCTTCCTTGTCGGTGCGGAGTGCCACGGCCTGCGGGTGGTCCGCACCAAAATTCTGGGTGATTTCCTGCTCGCGCTTGACGACGGAAATGTAGCGGCCACGCAGATCCTGGATCAGCGAATTGTCCGTCTGGCGTGTCGGGACCGTCGCATTGTCGACGGCCTTTTCCGCGCCCTGTTCGATGATCGCTTTGAACTGGTTGTAGCGGGCCGAGGCGCTCGCAGTATCTGCCTGCGCGACGATAAGCTGGCTGTTCAGGTCAGAGAGTTGCTGCTCCGACATCAGTTCACCGCGGGCGGAGGTCAGCCCATTCTCGTTCTTGTAGCGCTCCACTTCGAGCGCGGCAGACTGGGCGCGGCCCTGCAGGTCGGTCAGGCGCTCCTGCAGCCAGATCGTCGCCTGTTCGGTGGCGTCAAAATTGGCGTTGAGCTGATCTTCGAGATAGGCGTCGGCATATTTCTTGGTGATCGCCGCGGCGAGCTGCGGATCGGACGAGCGGAAGGAAACCGCCACGACGGAGCTGCGGGCGACGCGCTCGACGTTCAGCGACTGTTGCAGGATCGCCGCCGCCTTCTGGCGCCGGCCATTCAGCAGGTCGGCCTCCGATGGCCCGGGACCGGTGGAGGCGAACGAGGTCAACGACTTCATCCAGCCCTTGGCGATCGCGATGGGGGATTGCGGCGGGTTGAGGATGATCTCGTTGTCCCCAAGCTTGAGATCGTCAACCACGCGCAGCGCCATGCGGCCGGATTTCAGGATTTCGACGGCGCTCGATATGCGCATATCAGCCTGCTGGCTGCTCTGCGCCGAAGGCTCGGTTTCCTCGGCATAACGCGACAGGTTCTCGTCGAGCAGCACCTGCGTCATCGACGTATAGATCGGCGTCGCGAAGACGAGGTAGGAGACGCCCAGCGCGACCGCGAGGACGACCGTCATCGCAATCAGCCGCGTATGGCGCACGAGGATCGTGAGCAGGCGGTTGAGGTCGATGAAGGAATCGGACGGGTCCGGTTCTCCGCGGAAAACGCGGCTGTGCGGTACGGTGCGTTGATGCATGTGGCTCCGTTCTGCCTTTCGGCTCGGTGGGGGCTTTCGTCCTCCCGCAGGCGGTGGTCCCGGGCCGCACCGGCCCGGGACCAGGAATTATGCCGCGCGAATCCGGCTCTCGTGCGACATCACCATGTCACGAAGGGATTCGTAGACGGCGGCGCCGATGTCTGGGCGGGCAAGCGCGAAGGCGACATTGGCCTCGATGAAGCCGTGCTTCGAGCCGCAGTCATAGGTTCGTCCCTCGTAGACATGGGCGTGGAAGTCCTGTGCTTCGGAGAGTTTCAGCATGCTGTCGGTGAGCTGAATCTCGTTGCCGGCGCCTCGCTTCTGATGGGCGAGATGACCGAAGACTTCCGGCTGCAGGATGTAACGGCCGTTGAGGAAGAAGTTGGACGGCGCGTCGCCTGCCTTCGGTTTTTCCACCATGTGGGTGACGGCAAAACCATGCCGCACGGCTTTCCCCTTGCCGACGATGCCATATTGGGAAGCGTCCTCCGGGGCGCATTGTTCGACGCCGACGACATTGCCGCCGACTTCCTCGTAGAGGTCCATGAGGCCGGCAAGGCAGCCACGCGGGCCGAAGGAAATCATATCGGGCAGGAGAAGCGCGAAGGGCTCGTCGCCGATCACGTCGCGCGCGCACCAGACGGCATGGCCGAGGCCAAGCGGTGCCTGCTGGCGGGTGAAGCTCACCGAACCGGCGGTCGGCAGAAGCCGGCCGAGTTCGCTGACCTTGTCGTCCTTACCGGATTTCTCCAGCGAGGAGATCAGTTCCGGCGTGTCGTCGAAATGGTCCTCGATGACCTGCTTGTTGCGGCTGGTGACGAAGACGACATGCTCGATGCCGGCTTCGCGCGCCTCGTCGAGGGCGTATTGCACAACCGGGCGGTCGACGATGGTCAGCATTTCCTTCGGCATGGCCTTGGTGGCCGGCAGGAAGCGTGTGCCGTTTCCGGCAACGGGAATGACGGCCTTGCGGACAGTCTTGGTTCGCTCCATGGCATTATCCTTTGTTCTTGAGCGGCAGATCTTGCGCTGTCGATGGGGAGGGAGCCGCGCGGGGCGCGGCCGTTTTGCGATGGGACGACGCGGCCATCAGGCGGCGCCATCGGGCGGCGAGCGGCATCCTGAGATGCCGGAGCGCGACGGGATCGCCGAGCGCTACCCTGAGGGCAGGCCCGAACGAACGATTCTTGAGATGCTGGATGAGGGCGAGGAAGGAGCGGGTCTCTTCGAGGTTGCGCGTGCGCCGACGTTGTGCGGCGGTGTCGGTGCCCTTCAGCGCAAATCGCGCGAGGAAGCGCCGGTCGCCAGCCAGCATCGCGTCCACATGATGGAGGTGGAGCACGCGCGAAATCGAGGCTTCGCGAATGTGGTAGCTGTAGCCCGCTTCCGGCACCACGACGCATTTGCCGCCGGCGGCAAGCGCGGAGGCGAGCAGCAGGTAGTCCTCGCCGATCCTCAGATCCTCGTCGAAGGAGAGCGTGTTGCCTTCGAGAAATGCCCGCCGGAAGACGGGTTTCATATAGCCGAAATTGTGCGTGCTACGGAAAATCCGGTTGGAGTCGATGAAGTTCGACAGGGTCAGAACCGGCGTGCGGGCCAGCAGGTCATGCGGGAACATCCGCTCCACACGGCCATCGAGATGCAGCACGTCGAGATTGTCGACGGCCACAGCCGCGTCCTGGTGTTCCGCAACGTCGATCAGGCGGCGCAGACGCTCGGGTCGCATCGTATCGTCGGAATCGAGCACCGCGATCCATCGGCCGCGGGCGATTGCAAAGCCGGCATTGCGCGCCCCGCCCGGTCCGCGATTATGCTTGAGCGCGACGAGCTGCACATTGGCCTCGCCCATGGAGGAAACGATGTGGCGGGTCTCGTCCGTCGAGCAATCGTCGACGACAATGATCTCCACCGTCACATCGCGCTGGGCCGCGGCACTGAGGATCGCGCGCTGGATCGTATCGGCTGCGTTGTAGGCGGCGATCACCACGCTGACATCGGGCTGAGATGTGCCGTTCATCGTACCGCCTCCAGCTTTCCATAGGGTTCGATGGTGCGGGCGCCGAACAGGCCGGCTATGGCGCCGGCATGAAGGAGGCCGCGCAGGAGAAAGCGATTGCGTCGTGCCGGCAGCAAAGCGAGCGCCAGCGCTGCGGCAAAGCAGGCGGTGCATTTGGTCGTTGCGAGCACCGCCGCCGCCCAGCGGGCAGCGCCTTCATGTCGTTCGGCCAGGATCCGGCCATGCGTCTGGCCCATGCGCAGACGCCGCTGCGCCAACCAGGAAAAGCGCGCGCGGGAAGCCGGCACGGGTTCGCGCACCCAGGCGTCCTTGGCAAAGGCGATGCGCCCGCCGGCTGCATGTACCTGATCGAAGAAAGCCGTGTCCTCGCCGCCGCTTCGCCCGAGTGCGAGATCAAAGCGTCGCCCTGCAATCGACGCGGCCGCGAGGCGCATCAGGACGTTGCAGGTATAGCCGGTGCGGATTTCGCCCTTCACCCAGACGGGATGGGTGGAATGGAAGTAGCCGTGCCGCATCCAGCCGGGTGCCTCCGGTGCATAGACCGCCTGGACAGGACCGAGAACGACATCGGCACCGCTTGTCTCTGCTTCGGCAAGCAGGCGGTCGAGCCAGAGCGGTTCCACCGTCTCGTCGTCATCGACGAAGGCGAGGAAATCGGCATCCGCCGCATCCAGGCAGGCGTTGCGAGCGATGGAGATGTTACCGGCCGGGCAATGCACATACACCAGCTCCACCGGCATCGCCGTCTGGGCGGCGTCCACGCGCTCGCGGGCGCTGGGCTCGGCATCGTTGTCGGCAACGATGATCCGCAGATGCACACCCTCGGGCACGATCAGCCGGGCGAGCGATGCCAGGGTGTCGTCAAGTGCCTCGCGACGGAAGGTGCAGACGGCGATGTCGGCGCGAAGCGGGGTCATGCCACCACCCTCCGCTGTCGGAGATCCAGCACCTCGCGCCAGAAACCGGCCGACCAGGCAAAATGCATGATCATCGCGGAGACGGCGGCGAGCGGGCCATAGGGATTGCGTTGCCCCAGTGCCATCCAGGCGCCGTAGCCGAGGCAGGCCGCCGCCCACAGCACGAACGGTACTGCTGCAATCCAGGTGATGGCCGCTAGAAAGGCGCCGACGGCAACCGGGGCAACCATCAGCGGAATCATCTGCCGGAGGCTCGGGCGCGAGCGGTGTTTCAGGAAATTGCGGGCCCTCCCGCGGCCATAGCGGAAATACTGCTTGAACAGCAGCGGCGCGCTGGCGCGGGGATAGTAGATCATGCTCGTTCGCGCCGTCATCCAGATGCGGTAGCCGGCCTTGTTGAGGCGGTAGTCGCATTCGGCGTCTTCGTTGGCGTTGAAATTCTCGTCATAGCCGCCGACCGCGCGAAAGGCCGAAATGCGCATCAGCGCGTGGTGGCCATGATCCACCCAGTGGCTTTCTGCCCCGGCGCGATGTTTGGCGCCGCCATTGCCGAGCACGGAATTCTGCGCGACGGCGGTGGCCTTCTGGAACAGGCCGAAACCAACGGTCTGCATGGCGACCACGACGGAATCAGCCTCGGTCGCCAGTGCCTCCTCGACCAGCACGCGGCAATAGTCGTGCGGATAGGTGCCGTGAGCGTCAATGCGGATCAGATAGTCGTGCTCCAGGCCGAAGGTTTCGACGGCGAGGTTGATGGCAGCGGCCTGGATGCGCCGCGGATTGTCGAGCACGTGCAGGTTCGGCAGGCTTTGCGCGAGGCGCTTGGCGATGTCGCGCGTTCCGTCCGTGCTGCCGCCATCCACGACCACGAGCGTGGCCGTGAGTTCCTTCAGTGTTGGCTCGAGCTGCTGGATCAGCGGCTCGAGATAGGACGCCTCGTTGAGGCACGGAATCACGATCAGGCAACGCACGGATTTTACAGCGTCAACGGTCATGGACATCCACCTTGGTTGCGACGAGGGAAGGGAGAGGGTGCGGCACAGCCGGTTGGGCGCCCGGTTGCCGAAGGGCTGCAAGGCGTTGGACAAACGCCGTGCAATCCGCCCGGTCGATGATCCATGGCCGCGGCCCGAGCTCAACGAGATTGGCGTGGAGTTCGCGGTAAGCCTTGCCGTCAAAGGCGGTGAACTGCTCGATCAGCGTTTCGGGCCGCGCGTCGGCAAGCGAAATGCCGACCCCGCGCTGAAGGGCAAGCCGCGCGGTTTCCGTGCCCGCAAGAACGATTGGCAGGGCGCCATGCCGGCAGCCTTCATAGAGCCGGTTGGGCAGGAGCCAGGCGGAATTCTGGCCTTCCTCGAAGAAATCGATCGCCCAGGAGAAATCCACCCCCGCATAGATCGCGGCAAGATCCTCCGGGTTGCGGTAAGGCCCCTCGAAGCGGATGAAGGGTTCGCGTGCGACCAGGCCATCGAAATCCTCGAACTCGGAGCGCGCCGGCCGGCCGCGCAACAGGACCTCGAAGCGCCCGTCCATGCGCCGGGTGAAATCCGACAGCAGTGCCAGGGATTTGCTGCAGCGGATCGCCCCGAACCAGCCGATACGCCAGGGCTCGTTCTCCGGCTTCGTCCGCGCCGGCAGTTCGTCCACGCTGCCATCCAGCTCCAGGACCTGGTTCTCCAGCAGATGCAGAGGTGCGCGAATGCCGGAGAGTGGCTTGAAGTAGTGTTCGACAAAGGCTGGCGAACTGGTGACGAGCAGGCTGGCGTTTCGGCCGAAACGGCTTTCCGCCGCGCGCAATGCACGGCCAACCAGATCCTTGCGCAGAAGCAGGCGGTGGACGTCGAGGCATTCGTAGACGATCGGAACCGCGCCGCCGAAATATGCCGCCGCCTTGTTGGCAAGCACCAGCATTTCGAGATTGCGAGCAATGATGACGTCGGGTCGAGCGACAGTGTGCAGCCGGCTCCCGAGTGTCGCCGTCGCGCCAATCACTGCCAGAAGGCGTCGAGCAAAGCGGGCGTCCTCGGTTGCGCCAAGCTCCAGCGGGACGATGCCCTCGATATCGGCAAGCCGGTTTTCGCCGCGCCGGAAACCGGCAAGCTTGATTTCGGCACCACCGGCGCGCAGCATCATCACCCGCCGGCGCACGGCCGGATCGGATAGGTCATGGACGAGATACAGGACACGGAGCATCAGGCAGATCCGATCGGGTTCAATTCATGAGGCAGGCGACGGAGCCGTCGAACTGGCAGGCTTCGCCTTCGGCGGTGAATGCAATGCGCTCGACCTCAAGCTTTGTCGGCCCGGCAAAGGCGAAGCGTCCCATCCAGTCGGACAGCGTGTCGGTGCCCCAGAGCGAGAGGAAAATCTTCTGGGCGTTGGTGGGGAGTTTTTGCGGATCCGTCACCTCGTGCACCAGCGCGCCATTGAGGTAGTAGCGAAGGCGATCCTTTTCCCAGACGAAGGCATAGTCGTTGAACCCGCTGTCGGCACCGCCAGGCACGTCGACCAGCTTTTCATTGCCGCCCTTGGCCGCGATGTACTGGTTGACCTGGACGCGTGACGTATCCTTGCCGAGAACCTCGAAATCGATCTCGTCATGCGGTTTCTTGTCGGTAGGGCCGATATAGGTGAAGAAGGCCGAGTTGAGCCCGGAGCCAGTGGCCGACTTCATGCGCACCTCATAGGTGCCGTAGCCGTAGCGCTGGCGCGTCTGCACCTCACCGCAGACGTATTGGCGCTCACCGCCTGACGCGGCATCGAAGGAGAGTTCCAGCTTGCCGTCACGCACCGCGACCTGCTTGGCCGACCAGGTGCAGTTCTGGTGGGCGCCGTTGTTCCAGCCGTCGGAGACGTACCAGAGCTTCTTGTCGAGCTGGTCGAACTCTTCGACGAAGGAGGTGCCGTCTGCATCCTCCTGAGCGGCGAGGGGACTGACTGTGGCCATCACGGCAAGAATTGCTGTGGTCCACAGGATCGTTTTCGAGGGAGACGTCATTGTCGTCACCTCCTTTGAGCGAGGGTGTCTGAGGGCTTCATCGGCGCATGTTGGGATCGTTCGGCCGATTGCCGTTTCTGGCCGCCGATGCGGCGACCGGTGAGGATGGCGTGCAGCGAGGGCAGAAAGCGCCGTGCCGCCGCATGCGTCGAAACGAGGATGGCGAGCGCCAGCACGGGGCTTGCCGCGTAAAACAGCGGATAATCGGGAATGCCGAGGCGGTTCCACACCATCCAGAACAGGATGAGCAGCGGATAGTGGGCACAGAAGATCCAGAAGCTGAGCCCGCCGAGCCGCGACAGGGCCTGACCCGTGCTGGTTCGAATGAGCAGCGCCGACAGCGCCCAGGCGCCGAAGATGCCGGCGATCGCCGCGAGACTGCGCGCCGCATCGAGCCAGACCGGGAACTCCGGGCCATAGGCATAGAGCGCCAGCGACAACAGGACGGCCATGGTGAGCACGGCCAACACGACAGGGGCTGCAAACCGATCCAGGCGCTTGATGTCGACGCGGTGCAGGGCGGCGCAGACGCCGAAACTGAAACCGAACAGGATTGCCTTCTTGAGGAAGATGCCGTTCGGTACCGGCAACACCGCATAGGCGAGCATCAGGGCGAGCACCGTGCGCGGGTAGCGCAGCAAGGCGAGAGCGATAAGCGGCGACAGCAGCAGGCAAAGCAGCAGGTCGCGCAGGAAATAGAGCGGGATGTTGATAGGCCAGGTTTCGATGGCGAGCGTGAGGTTCATCAGATCACGCGGCGAGGCGTTGACGACATCGGGCAGGTAGCCGAAACCGATGCCCTGCGACTGGACCGCATAGACGAGGACAAGGAAGGCCGTGTTCCACAACAGGAACGGCAGAAGGATCGTCGAGGCCTTCGTGCGCAGTGTCTTGGCGTAATCGAACGCCCCCCAGCCGCGCTGGAACAGCAGATAACCGGAAATGGCGCTAAGGCACGGCACGCCGATCCGGAAGAGGCTGTCGGCCAGGAACACGCGCATCCAGTCGAGCCCGCCGAACTGGCCGAGATATGGGCTGGTCGCCGGGTCATAGGGAACGTGCACGAAGATGATCCCGGAGATCAGCACGATGCGCATCACATTGATGCGCGCTGAAACGGTCGCGTCGATATCCACGGTGTGGGTCACCCCTCTGGTGGACCGTTCCCCCCGGACGGTCGTTCAAACAAGAGCAGACTCGAGCCTACGAAGAGCAGTGTGGGTGATGGGACGGCAGAAAATATGGCGGTGCAGCAAATTTTCGTGATCGCTTGGTTGCATTGCAGCATGGTCGGCCATGCCGATGGTCGCTGAAAATAGTCCGGCGGGGGCTGATGCAGGACAAACGAGCGCTAGGGCAGCAATACTTTGCAGATTATGCGAATATACTGATTTACCCGCAATTTATGGCTGCATACGGCCCTAACTTTTTTTCGCTCTGCTTAACCGTTCCGGCCGAACAAGACGGCAAATGAGGCGGAACGATACCGAATTGGGGCAGCTTACGGCAGGCTTGCCGCGGTTTGTGGCTTGGGGCGGCGAACAAGGGCGATCAATTTTCGCAGCAGCGGGCGTTCGGTCAACACCACCAAAGCCGTATAGATCACACCGCCAAGCAGAATGCCGAGGCCGACCTGCAGAACCGTGTGAACGTGGAGTGCCAGATAGTGGTCCAGTGCGTAACGGACCACGATCGCCATCAGCGCGGCCG
Encoded proteins:
- a CDS encoding ABC transporter ATP-binding protein, translating into MPNETIATTTPVLDIRKLRVEYPLANGDTLVAVKDIDLLIRPGEIHALVGESGAGKTTVGNALMGLLQAPGKIVSGSIEIAGKPIDLRTGRTEGIVPGRDVGAIFQDPMTSLNPLFTIESQLCEGMLAHLKLSQKQAKARALELMKAVGIPEPERRLGSYPHQLSGGQRQRVVIATALACGPQLIVADEPTTALDVSVQAQILKLIRDLADQRGVGVLLVTHNMGVVAEIADRVTIMQNGAVVESGLAREVLTAPKAAYARTLIAAVPPIETRLDRLPVPSEETQVTLDARASVRRNSTTAETGSRDDVVLSVTDLCVEYGARSLIPGRKASVFKAVKGVSFDVRRGEIFGLVGESGCGKTTVANTIAGLVTQSSGTIDFQGTALGAKREKSVRKSLQMVFQDPYSALNPRLRINAAIAEPILFYKLASNAEEARLDAKTLLEAVGLPADAGSRFSHAFSGGQRQRIAIARALGPRPSLLICDEPTSALDVSVQAQLLNLLKDLRDLAGLSMLFISHDLAVIRQMCDRIAVMKSGEIVELADTETLFTAPKHDYTKELLRLAPSLDRILSRQAAAE
- a CDS encoding glycosyltransferase family 2 protein — translated: MNGTSQPDVSVVIAAYNAADTIQRAILSAAAQRDVTVEIIVVDDCSTDETRHIVSSMGEANVQLVALKHNRGPGGARNAGFAIARGRWIAVLDSDDTMRPERLRRLIDVAEHQDAAVAVDNLDVLHLDGRVERMFPHDLLARTPVLTLSNFIDSNRIFRSTHNFGYMKPVFRRAFLEGNTLSFDEDLRIGEDYLLLASALAAGGKCVVVPEAGYSYHIREASISRVLHLHHVDAMLAGDRRFLARFALKGTDTAAQRRRTRNLEETRSFLALIQHLKNRSFGPALRVALGDPVALRHLRMPLAARWRRLMAASSHRKTAAPRAAPSPSTAQDLPLKNKG
- a CDS encoding amidohydrolase family protein produces the protein MSHATGLDEEEIAICAETGTTIVHNPSAVAAIMARCPVTELIDAGVTVVIGSDATAPDRSADMFRHMQQCMHYHRTHFHDPSWLPPGKALEMCTIDAARVLGLETEIGSLEPGKKADIILVDLRRPHLYPAHMPEFRVTYFANGNDVHTVLIGGKVLLRDRQPVHVDQDAVLDAAQREADKMIDRLGLRYALETPRMFWGHSRDLDLIE
- a CDS encoding UTP--glucose-1-phosphate uridylyltransferase, translating into MERTKTVRKAVIPVAGNGTRFLPATKAMPKEMLTIVDRPVVQYALDEAREAGIEHVVFVTSRNKQVIEDHFDDTPELISSLEKSGKDDKVSELGRLLPTAGSVSFTRQQAPLGLGHAVWCARDVIGDEPFALLLPDMISFGPRGCLAGLMDLYEEVGGNVVGVEQCAPEDASQYGIVGKGKAVRHGFAVTHMVEKPKAGDAPSNFFLNGRYILQPEVFGHLAHQKRGAGNEIQLTDSMLKLSEAQDFHAHVYEGRTYDCGSKHGFIEANVAFALARPDIGAAVYESLRDMVMSHESRIRAA
- a CDS encoding glycosyltransferase family 2 protein, whose product is MTPLRADIAVCTFRREALDDTLASLARLIVPEGVHLRIIVADNDAEPSARERVDAAQTAMPVELVYVHCPAGNISIARNACLDAADADFLAFVDDDETVEPLWLDRLLAEAETSGADVVLGPVQAVYAPEAPGWMRHGYFHSTHPVWVKGEIRTGYTCNVLMRLAAASIAGRRFDLALGRSGGEDTAFFDQVHAAGGRIAFAKDAWVREPVPASRARFSWLAQRRLRMGQTHGRILAERHEGAARWAAAVLATTKCTACFAAALALALLPARRNRFLLRGLLHAGAIAGLFGARTIEPYGKLEAVR
- a CDS encoding polysaccharide biosynthesis tyrosine autokinase is translated as MHQRTVPHSRVFRGEPDPSDSFIDLNRLLTILVRHTRLIAMTVVLAVALGVSYLVFATPIYTSMTQVLLDENLSRYAEETEPSAQSSQQADMRISSAVEILKSGRMALRVVDDLKLGDNEIILNPPQSPIAIAKGWMKSLTSFASTGPGPSEADLLNGRRQKAAAILQQSLNVERVARSSVVAVSFRSSDPQLAAAITKKYADAYLEDQLNANFDATEQATIWLQERLTDLQGRAQSAALEVERYKNENGLTSARGELMSEQQLSDLNSQLIVAQADTASASARYNQFKAIIEQGAEKAVDNATVPTRQTDNSLIQDLRGRYISVVKREQEITQNFGADHPQAVALRTDKEDLTRQIYQELQQLTASYRNEYEVARSREDSLRESIEKVAGNNAVANRSLVHLRELEQKATALKVLSESYLSRYEQASQQQSFPIAKARVISDAGVPVSPSSPSKTMVIGLSLVLGLMAGAALTFVQEMRERYFRVEGDVRTVLGLKPLGYLPLVGGQKKRKPAMIGAKAMKAEPTNPEEEDVIPLERMTRIVLDAPRSAFAETLRNAKLASDVMLQGQESRVIGVVSSLPGEGKSTVATNFAALLAASGKRTLLIDADLRKPSLSAMLKPTPEVGLVEAILGDIPWNQAIKIDRQTKLAVLPIALRSGSGALHHTNELVSSPGMKRLIAEVRKAFDYVIVDLAPLGPVVDAKAFEPLADGFVFVVEWGKTPSALVRDLLNAENRIEAKVLGVILNKTDMAALPRYSDFGAAEKYRQLYDQYYTESLQDAPRQV